A portion of the Tenacibaculum todarodis genome contains these proteins:
- the ribH gene encoding 6,7-dimethyl-8-ribityllumazine synthase, producing the protein MATTNLSYYDKATIPNAKSFRFGIVVSEWNPEITKNLHKGAIEALLDCGATKENIISWDVPGSFELVFGCKKMIESQQVDAVIAIGNVIQGETKHFDFVCEGVTQGIVDLNIKYDVPVIFCVLTDNTKQQSLDRSGGKLGNKGIECAVAAVKMAAIKSTGTATSEIGF; encoded by the coding sequence ATGGCAACAACTAATTTATCTTATTACGATAAAGCAACAATCCCAAATGCGAAGTCTTTTCGATTTGGGATTGTTGTTTCAGAATGGAATCCTGAAATCACAAAAAACTTACACAAAGGGGCAATTGAAGCTTTATTAGATTGTGGAGCTACAAAAGAAAACATAATTTCTTGGGATGTTCCAGGAAGTTTCGAACTTGTTTTTGGCTGTAAAAAGATGATTGAATCTCAACAAGTAGATGCTGTAATTGCTATTGGAAATGTAATTCAAGGAGAAACGAAGCATTTCGATTTTGTTTGTGAAGGCGTTACACAAGGTATTGTTGATTTAAATATTAAATATGACGTTCCGGTAATCTTCTGTGTTTTAACCGATAACACAAAGCAACAATCTTTAGATAGATCTGGCGGGAAATTAGGCAACAAAGGAATAGAATGTGCCGTTGCAGCCGTTAAAATGGCAGCAATTAAAAGTACAGGAACTGCTACTTCAGAAATTGGTTTTTAA
- a CDS encoding tetratricopeptide repeat protein has protein sequence MATYKKKYKAQNKAEQKQVEEIESTTAEVFNTLDDTANKSEQWIEKNSKPLFIGLIAVAALILGTLAYTKFVSEPTEKEATNELAFPRNYFDQAVTSSGAAIDSLLTLGLEGADGKYGFIDIASSYSGTKAGNLANYYAGVSYLKLKKYDEAIASLSEFDSNDELLGPVALGAIGDAFADINQLDDALDYYEKAASKKDNDFTAPLFLYKAAQTAMSLKEYSKAESLFTKIKENYATSDQGRDIEKYINSAKYAK, from the coding sequence ATGGCAACATACAAGAAAAAATACAAAGCACAGAACAAAGCTGAGCAAAAACAAGTAGAAGAAATAGAAAGCACAACTGCTGAAGTTTTTAATACGTTAGATGACACTGCCAACAAATCTGAGCAATGGATAGAAAAAAACAGCAAACCTTTATTTATAGGTTTAATAGCTGTTGCAGCTTTAATATTAGGTACTTTAGCGTACACTAAATTTGTATCTGAACCAACAGAAAAAGAAGCTACTAATGAATTAGCTTTCCCTAGAAATTATTTTGATCAAGCAGTTACTTCTTCTGGAGCGGCTATCGATTCTTTATTAACTTTAGGTTTAGAAGGTGCTGATGGAAAATATGGTTTTATAGACATCGCTTCTTCTTATAGCGGAACAAAAGCAGGAAACTTAGCAAACTATTATGCGGGTGTTTCTTACTTAAAATTAAAAAAATACGACGAAGCTATCGCTTCTTTAAGTGAATTTGATTCTAATGACGAGTTGTTAGGACCTGTTGCTTTAGGTGCAATTGGAGATGCTTTTGCAGATATTAATCAATTAGACGATGCTTTAGATTATTATGAAAAAGCTGCTAGTAAAAAAGATAACGATTTTACTGCACCACTTTTCTTATACAAAGCTGCACAAACAGCAATGAGTTTAAAAGAGTATAGCAAAGCAGAAAGCTTATTTACTAAAATAAAAGAAAACTATGCTACTTCTGACCAAGGAAGAGATATAGAAAAGTACATTAACAGTGCAAAATACGCTAAATAA
- the recF gene encoding DNA replication/repair protein RecF (All proteins in this family for which functions are known are DNA-binding proteins that assist the filamentation of RecA onto DNA for the initiation of recombination or recombinational repair.), producing the protein MYLQKISLVNFKNITSQTFDFQQKINCFVGDNGVGKTNVLDAIYYLSFAKSYFNPIAGQNIKHGEEFFMIEGDYLLNDRNEKILCSLKRGQKKVLKRNGKAYDKFSEHIGQLPLVIISPADRDLITEGSDTRRKFMDGVISQQDKHYLKNLISYNKILTQRNALLKYFAINRTFDALNLKVYDEQLIEYGVKIYEKRKEFLTHFEPIFNQKHAIISGKKESVKLNYKSQLHEMSLENLLTQSLAKDKVIQYTTVGIHKDDLSFEIDEYPIKKFGSQGQQKSYLIALKLAQFEFIKQQANVTPILLLDDIFDKLDEQRVSQIIELVNNNEFGQIFITDTHSERTERVISKTNKEYQIFKL; encoded by the coding sequence ATGTATCTTCAGAAAATATCACTTGTAAATTTTAAAAATATTACATCACAAACTTTTGATTTTCAGCAGAAAATAAATTGCTTTGTTGGTGATAATGGTGTTGGTAAAACCAACGTGCTAGACGCAATATATTATTTATCTTTTGCTAAAAGTTATTTTAATCCGATTGCTGGGCAGAATATTAAACACGGCGAAGAGTTTTTTATGATTGAAGGAGACTACCTTTTAAATGATAGAAACGAAAAGATTTTATGTTCTTTAAAACGTGGTCAAAAAAAGGTTTTAAAGAGAAATGGTAAAGCTTACGATAAGTTTTCTGAACATATTGGACAATTGCCGTTGGTTATAATTTCGCCAGCAGATAGAGATTTAATTACGGAAGGAAGCGATACACGGCGTAAATTTATGGACGGTGTAATTTCTCAGCAAGACAAACATTATTTAAAGAATTTAATATCGTATAATAAGATACTAACACAACGTAATGCTTTATTAAAATATTTTGCAATAAATAGAACTTTTGATGCGTTAAATTTAAAGGTATATGATGAGCAATTAATTGAGTATGGCGTTAAAATATACGAGAAAAGAAAAGAGTTTTTAACACATTTTGAACCTATTTTTAACCAAAAACACGCTATAATTTCTGGTAAAAAGGAAAGCGTAAAACTCAATTATAAAAGTCAGTTGCATGAAATGTCTTTAGAAAATTTGTTGACACAGAGTTTAGCTAAAGATAAGGTGATACAATACACAACTGTTGGTATTCATAAAGACGATTTAAGTTTTGAGATAGATGAATATCCGATAAAGAAATTTGGTTCTCAAGGACAACAGAAATCCTATTTAATAGCGTTAAAATTGGCTCAGTTTGAGTTTATAAAACAACAAGCAAACGTTACACCAATTTTATTATTGGATGATATATTTGATAAATTAGACGAGCAAAGAGTTTCGCAAATTATTGAATTGGTAAATAATAACGAATTCGGGCAAATATTTATCACCGACACGCATTCTGAACGTACGGAACGGGTAATCAGTAAAACAAATAAAGAGTATCAAATTTTTAAACTTTAA
- a CDS encoding DUF721 domain-containing protein: protein MAKRENDSFSIQDLMKTFIKENNLTKGMQKLKIDEAWTKLMGQGVASYTTRVQLQNKTLVVSLSSSVLREELSYGKDKIVKMLNEEMGEEVVKKLLLV, encoded by the coding sequence ATGGCAAAAAGAGAAAACGATTCATTTTCTATACAAGATTTAATGAAAACCTTTATTAAGGAGAATAACTTAACTAAAGGTATGCAAAAATTAAAGATAGATGAAGCTTGGACAAAATTAATGGGACAAGGTGTTGCTTCTTATACAACACGTGTTCAGTTACAAAATAAAACCTTGGTTGTAAGTTTGTCTTCTTCTGTTTTACGTGAAGAATTAAGCTACGGAAAAGATAAAATTGTAAAAATGTTGAACGAAGAAATGGGAGAGGAAGTTGTAAAGAAATTGTTGTTGGTTTAA
- a CDS encoding LysR family transcriptional regulator: MTTTQLQNFLILTETLNFRKASERIFIAQPALSRQIQVLEEEIGFLLFDRSRKQIALTKSGIYFKTEVSKILKQLDQSIKKGVLINQGKAGEIKIGHASSAMHTVLPELLRYMETNLPDLKSSLVEGTNEMIFDKLNDNEVDFGFVPNAFIPDGLSSLSIYKENYLLILPEEHRLNTSNFKDLADCKNEKWVLNPQPEGFGYMEEILKIIGNYGYSPKIVHRSPNTSTVLRMVSAGLGITMMGKSTLKGFSLDLKSIELSDLPYQLDMKLVWKTERENELESYLNFLKHYLKI, translated from the coding sequence ATGACAACTACTCAATTACAAAACTTTTTGATATTGACCGAAACACTGAATTTCAGAAAAGCATCGGAACGGATTTTTATTGCCCAACCCGCTTTAAGTAGACAGATTCAGGTGCTTGAGGAGGAAATCGGTTTTTTATTGTTCGACCGTTCACGAAAGCAAATTGCGTTGACTAAATCGGGAATATACTTTAAAACGGAGGTTTCCAAAATTTTGAAGCAACTCGACCAATCCATTAAAAAAGGAGTTTTGATTAATCAGGGAAAGGCAGGCGAAATTAAAATTGGACACGCAAGTTCGGCGATGCATACTGTCTTGCCAGAACTGCTACGATATATGGAAACCAATCTGCCCGACTTAAAATCAAGTCTCGTGGAGGGAACTAATGAAATGATATTCGACAAATTGAACGACAACGAAGTGGATTTTGGTTTTGTACCGAACGCATTTATTCCCGACGGACTTTCGAGCCTTTCGATTTACAAAGAAAACTATCTTTTAATTTTACCCGAAGAACATCGGTTGAACACCTCCAATTTTAAGGATTTGGCGGACTGTAAAAACGAAAAATGGGTCTTGAATCCACAACCCGAGGGATTTGGATATATGGAAGAAATTCTGAAAATCATTGGAAATTATGGATATTCCCCAAAAATCGTGCATCGTTCGCCGAATACATCGACCGTCCTAAGAATGGTTTCTGCAGGACTTGGAATCACGATGATGGGAAAATCGACCTTAAAAGGGTTTTCGCTTGACCTAAAAAGTATAGAACTTTCTGATTTGCCATACCAATTGGATATGAAATTGGTGTGGAAAACGGAACGGGAAAATGAATTGGAATCGTATCTAAATTTTTTGAAACACTATTTAAAAATTTAA
- a CDS encoding DMT family transporter: MKVKNNYKVWFYFISLVLIWGSSFILIKNGLKGYTVWQAATIRLVSAFLVMFFFAIRHIRKIPSEKVPVILLVSLLSMVFPSYLFSIAQSQISSALAGILNALVPMFTSVLGLLFFRKSINKLQWLGLAIGFISASFLILINTGSTFSLNEYALLIIVATICYGLNFNIVKTYLSDVNSLHVTTIAVSFSGIFGFLFLFFSGYEPYIKVSEQQVFPLLSLITLGVLGTALAQFMQNQLIQKSSAVFASSLTYLIPVVAVLWGVLDGEKLVFWHYLGMLGILIGVLILNKFGNSKNDLAYDKKTKVLNV, translated from the coding sequence ATGAAAGTAAAAAATAATTATAAAGTTTGGTTCTATTTTATATCGTTGGTTTTAATTTGGGGCAGTTCGTTCATTTTGATTAAAAATGGATTAAAAGGTTATACGGTTTGGCAGGCTGCAACTATCCGGTTAGTATCTGCTTTTTTAGTAATGTTTTTTTTTGCTATTCGGCATATTAGAAAAATACCTAGTGAAAAAGTTCCAGTAATTTTACTAGTAAGCTTGTTGAGTATGGTTTTTCCATCCTATCTGTTTAGTATCGCACAATCTCAAATTAGTAGTGCACTTGCAGGAATATTAAATGCTTTAGTGCCAATGTTTACAAGTGTTCTTGGATTACTGTTTTTTAGAAAATCTATTAATAAATTACAATGGTTGGGTCTTGCTATAGGTTTTATATCTGCTAGTTTTTTAATTTTGATTAATACTGGAAGTACATTTTCGTTAAACGAATATGCTTTATTAATCATTGTCGCAACTATTTGTTACGGATTGAATTTTAATATTGTAAAAACATATCTATCTGATGTGAATTCACTTCACGTAACCACAATTGCTGTTTCTTTTTCAGGAATATTCGGCTTTCTTTTTTTATTTTTTAGTGGATATGAGCCGTATATCAAAGTTAGTGAGCAACAAGTTTTTCCGTTGCTATCATTAATTACATTAGGTGTTTTGGGAACAGCTTTAGCTCAGTTTATGCAGAATCAATTAATTCAAAAATCTTCAGCTGTTTTTGCCAGTTCGCTTACATACCTAATTCCCGTTGTTGCTGTGCTTTGGGGTGTTTTAGATGGCGAAAAGTTGGTTTTTTGGCATTATTTAGGGATGTTAGGAATACTTATAGGTGTTCTGATTTTGAACAAGTTTGGAAACTCTAAAAACGATTTGGCTTATGATAAAAAAACGAAAGTGTTGAATGTTTAA
- a CDS encoding nucleoside-diphosphate kinase — translation MATNRTFTMIKPDGVENGHTGAILDKINAAGFRIVALKKTQMTTADAEAFYAVHNERPFFGELVEFMTRGPIIAAILEKDNAVEDFRTLIGATNPAEAAEGTIRKMYATSIGENAVHGSDSDENATIEGNFHFAGREQF, via the coding sequence ATGGCAACAAATAGAACTTTTACAATGATTAAACCTGATGGCGTAGAAAACGGGCATACAGGTGCAATTTTAGACAAAATTAACGCTGCAGGTTTTAGAATCGTAGCATTAAAGAAAACACAAATGACTACAGCAGATGCTGAGGCTTTTTATGCTGTGCATAACGAGCGTCCGTTTTTTGGTGAATTAGTTGAGTTTATGACTCGCGGACCAATTATTGCTGCAATCTTAGAAAAAGACAACGCTGTTGAAGATTTTAGAACTTTAATTGGTGCTACAAATCCTGCAGAAGCTGCTGAAGGAACAATTAGAAAAATGTATGCAACTTCTATTGGAGAAAACGCTGTACACGGTTCTGACTCTGATGAAAACGCTACAATTGAAGGAAACTTCCATTTTGCTGGTAGAGAGCAGTTCTAA
- a CDS encoding DHH family phosphoesterase, producing the protein MILKNFEDLTVYLNSPRNIVIIGHRNPDGDAVGSTLGLKHYLDKKGHTANVVMPNEYPDFLHWLPGSDTVKRFDHQNNQSVKALEKSDIVFLLDFNALHRVGDDMKNTLEKYKNDFALIDHHQQPDDFKYMYSDTAMSSTCEMVYNFIEMNNDVDLIDENIATCIYTGIMTDTGSFRFRSTTSKTHQIIATLIDKGAKNDRIHNNVYDANSYGRLQLLGQALTNLKIVEDCHTAFITLTQEEKNKFNFEKGDTEGVVNYALSVKGINLAAIFIEDVEQGIIKISFRSKGKFSVNQFARKYFSGGGHDNAAGGKSLDNMQDTIVKFTTLVNNYKQELATSYEA; encoded by the coding sequence ATGATTTTAAAAAACTTTGAAGACTTAACGGTTTATTTAAATTCACCAAGGAATATTGTCATCATCGGGCATAGAAATCCAGATGGAGATGCAGTGGGTTCAACCCTTGGTTTAAAGCATTATTTAGATAAAAAAGGACATACAGCAAACGTTGTAATGCCAAATGAATATCCAGATTTTTTACATTGGTTACCAGGTTCAGATACCGTAAAACGTTTTGATCATCAGAATAATCAATCTGTAAAAGCTTTAGAAAAATCAGATATTGTCTTTCTGCTAGACTTTAATGCATTGCATAGAGTAGGAGACGATATGAAAAATACGTTAGAAAAGTATAAAAATGATTTTGCTTTAATAGATCATCATCAACAACCAGATGATTTTAAGTATATGTATTCAGATACTGCAATGTCATCAACTTGTGAAATGGTGTACAATTTTATTGAAATGAATAATGATGTTGACTTAATTGATGAAAACATAGCAACCTGTATTTATACGGGAATTATGACCGATACAGGTTCTTTTCGTTTTAGATCAACTACAAGTAAAACGCATCAAATTATAGCTACTTTAATAGATAAAGGCGCTAAAAACGATAGAATTCATAATAATGTATACGATGCAAATTCTTACGGAAGATTACAGTTATTAGGACAAGCTTTAACTAATTTAAAAATTGTTGAAGATTGCCATACAGCATTTATTACTTTAACACAAGAAGAAAAAAATAAATTCAATTTTGAAAAAGGAGATACTGAAGGCGTTGTAAACTATGCACTTTCTGTAAAAGGAATTAATCTTGCAGCCATTTTTATTGAAGATGTAGAGCAAGGAATTATAAAAATTTCTTTTAGATCTAAAGGAAAATTTTCTGTGAATCAATTTGCAAGAAAATATTTTTCTGGAGGCGGACATGATAATGCTGCTGGAGGAAAAAGTTTAGATAACATGCAAGATACTATTGTTAAATTTACAACGTTAGTAAATAACTACAAACAAGAGCTAGCAACTTCTTATGAAGCATAA
- the gldI gene encoding gliding motility-associated peptidyl-prolyl isomerase GldI, with protein MKHKTLYFLLIFIIAFSCKEPEARRPKTQTTKNFYKELIAENKQLIKKETELIEHYISQDTINTYKASSTGFWYTYTNKVEGNTPKPKSEDVVAIEYTITDLEGEELYPKQKRTYKIDKEDFIPALEDGIKLMKIGETITFVIPSHRGFGIAGDGNNIEVNQTIKSTLTLIDIKTK; from the coding sequence ATGAAGCATAAAACACTTTATTTCTTATTAATTTTTATTATTGCTTTTTCTTGTAAAGAACCAGAAGCAAGAAGACCAAAAACGCAAACTACAAAAAACTTTTATAAAGAGTTAATTGCTGAGAATAAGCAGTTAATTAAAAAAGAAACGGAGTTAATTGAGCATTATATTTCTCAAGATACTATAAACACTTACAAAGCTTCTTCTACAGGTTTTTGGTATACATATACTAATAAAGTAGAAGGAAATACTCCAAAACCAAAATCTGAAGATGTTGTAGCAATTGAGTATACTATAACCGATTTAGAAGGAGAAGAATTATATCCGAAGCAAAAAAGAACCTATAAAATAGATAAAGAAGATTTTATTCCGGCACTAGAAGATGGAATAAAGTTGATGAAAATAGGTGAAACTATTACATTTGTGATTCCGTCTCATAGAGGTTTTGGAATTGCTGGTGATGGAAATAATATTGAAGTAAACCAAACAATAAAAAGTACCCTAACATTAATAGATATTAAAACAAAGTAA
- a CDS encoding FKBP-type peptidyl-prolyl cis-trans isomerase → MKISKFLAVAVLGLSIVSCGQQVKTVSSLETELDSVSYAMGLNMANQFKNNFSEVKKEVFFQGLTNGLDSTNLLLEDKDVRNTLNAYFQKKQQEKMKEQQAKAAEKAEKEFGEYKKQNEAFLEANKSKDGVKTTESGLQYIVIKEGNGESPKATDGVSVHYKGTNIDGVEFDSSYKRNKPYELKANQFVSGFSEGLQLMKTGAKYKFFIPQELAYKAQARGKDIKPFSALIFEVELLEVKK, encoded by the coding sequence ATGAAAATAAGTAAATTTTTGGCAGTTGCCGTTTTAGGATTATCAATTGTATCTTGTGGTCAGCAAGTTAAAACAGTTTCTTCACTAGAAACAGAATTAGATTCAGTTAGTTATGCTATGGGATTAAACATGGCAAATCAATTTAAGAATAACTTTAGTGAAGTTAAAAAAGAAGTTTTCTTTCAAGGGTTAACAAACGGATTAGATTCTACAAATTTGTTACTAGAAGATAAAGATGTAAGAAATACATTGAATGCTTATTTCCAGAAAAAACAGCAAGAAAAAATGAAAGAACAGCAAGCAAAAGCTGCTGAAAAAGCTGAAAAAGAATTTGGTGAGTATAAAAAACAGAACGAAGCATTTTTAGAGGCTAATAAGTCTAAAGATGGTGTGAAAACTACAGAAAGTGGTTTACAATACATTGTTATTAAAGAAGGAAATGGAGAGTCTCCAAAAGCAACTGATGGAGTTTCTGTTCATTATAAAGGAACAAACATTGATGGAGTAGAGTTTGACAGTTCTTATAAGAGAAATAAACCTTATGAGTTAAAGGCAAATCAATTTGTATCAGGTTTTTCAGAAGGTTTACAATTAATGAAAACTGGAGCAAAATATAAATTCTTTATTCCACAAGAATTAGCGTATAAAGCACAAGCTAGAGGAAAAGATATTAAGCCATTTTCTGCTTTAATTTTTGAAGTAGAATTGTTAGAAGTTAAAAAATAA
- a CDS encoding peptidylprolyl isomerase, translating to MKYLKLILVFAVLFSACKAAKYPNLENGLYADIQTNKGDILLKLYGEEVPMTVANFISLAEGDNPNLVDSLQGKKFYDGIKFHRVINNFMIQSGDPLGTGAGNAGYKFADEFPSDSIGGLIYAHDKKGVLSMANSGPNTNSSQFFITHKDTPWLDRKHSVFGQVELGLDIVDSIQKDDVINTIDIIRVGKFAKKFKASEVFTAELANVETKAKEYQEKLAKLKEAYLKEKGIDNAIETASGLKILEMKKGSGKKFNRAIPATMHYTVTLANGKLIQSTEGKDPFGFTLDKQPMIAGVNEAILEMREGDKKRLFIPYYLGYGEKLYGPFPAKSDIVFDLELIKVGK from the coding sequence ATGAAATATTTAAAATTAATTCTTGTTTTTGCTGTATTATTTTCGGCATGTAAAGCAGCAAAATATCCGAATTTAGAAAACGGATTGTACGCTGATATTCAAACAAACAAAGGAGATATTCTTTTAAAGTTATACGGAGAAGAAGTGCCAATGACGGTTGCTAATTTTATTTCACTTGCAGAAGGTGATAATCCTAATTTAGTAGATTCTTTGCAAGGAAAAAAGTTTTATGACGGAATTAAATTTCATAGAGTAATTAACAACTTTATGATTCAATCTGGAGATCCTTTAGGAACCGGAGCAGGAAATGCAGGTTATAAATTTGCAGATGAATTTCCAAGTGATTCTATTGGAGGCCTAATTTATGCACACGATAAAAAAGGAGTTTTGTCTATGGCTAATTCGGGACCAAATACAAACTCTAGTCAGTTTTTTATAACGCATAAAGATACACCTTGGTTAGATCGTAAACATTCGGTTTTTGGTCAAGTTGAATTAGGTTTAGATATCGTAGATTCTATTCAAAAAGACGATGTTATTAATACAATTGATATTATTCGTGTTGGAAAATTTGCTAAGAAATTTAAAGCTTCAGAAGTTTTTACGGCTGAATTAGCAAACGTTGAAACGAAGGCGAAAGAATATCAAGAAAAGTTAGCAAAGCTTAAAGAGGCTTACCTAAAAGAGAAAGGTATTGATAACGCTATAGAAACTGCTTCTGGTTTAAAGATTTTAGAAATGAAAAAAGGTTCTGGTAAGAAATTTAATAGAGCAATACCAGCAACTATGCATTATACGGTTACTTTGGCTAATGGTAAATTAATTCAATCTACTGAAGGAAAAGATCCTTTTGGGTTTACTTTAGATAAGCAACCAATGATTGCCGGAGTTAATGAAGCAATCTTAGAGATGAGAGAAGGAGATAAAAAACGTCTTTTTATTCCTTATTACTTAGGATATGGAGAGAAATTGTATGGACCTTTTCCTGCAAAATCTGACATTGTTTTCGATTTAGAATTAATAAAAGTAGGTAAATAG
- a CDS encoding phosphatase PAP2 family protein, producing MLEKLLQKDTELLIYLNNLGSEQWDSFWLAITNQLNWIPLFVIILGLVFWKFGTKKGIFMLLFITVLVAFSDQFTNLIKNTFQRVRPCNVLEIQEYLRQFTYRPGGYSFWSGHAHLSTTFTVFTILLFGKKIKPIYFMVLFPLLFGYSRIYLRVHYPLDIFTGYVTGILMGFLFYKLLQNLYKRVFKEQLV from the coding sequence TTGTTAGAAAAACTTTTACAGAAAGATACCGAGTTACTTATTTATTTAAATAACTTAGGAAGCGAACAATGGGATTCATTTTGGTTGGCAATTACCAATCAGTTAAATTGGATTCCATTGTTTGTTATTATTTTGGGTTTAGTGTTTTGGAAGTTCGGCACAAAAAAAGGAATATTTATGCTGTTGTTTATAACAGTTTTAGTTGCTTTTTCAGATCAGTTTACAAACCTAATTAAAAACACATTTCAGCGAGTAAGACCTTGTAATGTGTTAGAAATACAAGAATATTTACGCCAGTTTACGTATAGACCTGGTGGATACAGTTTTTGGTCTGGTCATGCACATTTATCAACAACATTTACTGTTTTTACAATACTGTTATTCGGTAAAAAAATAAAACCTATTTACTTTATGGTTTTATTTCCATTACTTTTTGGTTATAGTAGAATTTACCTAAGAGTACATTATCCTTTAGATATTTTCACAGGTTATGTAACGGGTATTTTAATGGGATTTTTGTTTTACAAACTTCTTCAAAATTTATACAAGAGAGTTTTTAAAGAGCAGTTAGTTTAA